The DNA sequence AAAGAATCCCGTCCAAATGGTCGATCTCATGCTGGAAGGCGATGGCCAGCAGATCTTCCGCCCGCCAGGTCTTTTCGTTTCCGGCCGGGTCCAGGCCCTTGACCACAACGCTGGCATGGCGGCGGACATTGGCGGAGTACCCCGGAACGGAAAGGCATCCCTCCTCTTCGTAGGCTTCCCCCTCGGCATGGACAATGACCGGGTTGATTGCTACAATCAATGCCGGCGGTTCGTCCTTGGCGGAGACATCGATCACCACGATGCGCTGGTGTACGCCGATCTGCGGGGCGGCCAGGCCGACCCCCGGTGCGTCGTACATGGTTTCCGCCATGTCCTTGACCAGTTGTTGGATGGAATCGTTGATAACGGCGACGGGTGCCGACTTCTTTTTGAGTTCGGGATTGGGATAGGTGAGAATTGTACGGATCATAGACATCCTTGCGGCGTATTCGCTCTGCTCGGCGCCATCGTAGGGCGCTGCCTGAGTTGAGAGTTTAGAGATTCATCGACCATTCTGGCATCATATAAAATATAACGATACTATTTCAGGCGAAAAAAATCAATTTATCATCTTGGTCGATGGCACGGGAGGGAATATGACGGATTCGGTCAGTGGTATCAGCGGGGTGAAGGAAGCCGGCAGGAACAGCTCCCCGGGCGGGGGCGTCTTCAAAAAGGGGAAAGGGGCGGGGCACCGGAAGGAGCCGGAAGAGGACCGCATCGATATTTCCCGGGAGGCCAGTGAAAAGGCGTTGGAAGAAAAGGCGGGGAACGGTCCCTGAAGCGTTTTCGGCGCCCTTCCTAGCTGAAGAAGCCCTTGTCCCGGTTAAAGGCCGTCACGAAGGTTTCCAGGAGGAACGTCATCTCCTTCTCTTCGATGTTGAGCAGGATGGCGGGCGGCGTCTCGTGGAGGGGAAGCTCCTCCGGTTCGCGCACGCCCACTCCGACCCGGTGGCAGAAGAGATTTGCCAGGCCGACGACACTGGTCAGGCGCATCTGATAGGGGTCCTCGTCGTCGGCGAAATCAAAGGTGTGATGTTTCTGGACCGCCTGCATGAGGATCGTGGGGAAGTTCCACTTCTTGATGACCAGCGCCCCCACATCGGCATGGCTGTAAGGATAGACCTGTCGTTCGGCCTCCAGGAATGAAATCCGATCATTATAGCATTTCTGCATGACGGCCTGGAACTGCTGGCTGTCCATGGTATTCATGATGATCTTGCCGATATCATGGAACAACCCCCCCAGGAATGCCTCCTCCTCATTCACCAGCCGGGTTACGCCGGCAATGATGCGGGCGGCAAGGCCGGCGCCGAAGGAGTGTTCCCACAGCATCTTTTCGGTCAAACCGTAGGGTTTGTACACCTGTTTGACCGAGGCCGCCACCACGAGGCTCTTCAAGGTGCTGAAGCCTAAGATCATGATGGCGTGGGACAATGTCTGGATCTGACGCTGGCACCCGTAAAATGAGGAGTTGGAGATCTTCAGGACGCGGGCGGCAACGGCCGGGTCGGCCGCCACGATCTTGGCCAGCTCTTCCGATGTGGTGGTTTCGCTTCCGATCATCTGCATGACCTTGGTCGCAACCACCGGGATGGTGGGCAGGTCGCTGGCATTCATGATCAACGTCTCTAGCTCTTGATTCATCTCGCTGCTCCTTAATGCGTACCGGCTCGGGGGTGTGCGGTCGGCAGGCCTCACAGGGGGAGAATTATTGCATAAAAATGTAAATAATCAAAGATATTTGCCTAAATAATTGAATTTTGAACGGGCGCCATGTATAATCCGCTCCCAACACATCGATCTTGCCAAGGACAATCCAAGCACATGCCAATGATTCGCTCATATCTTGCCCTGCCCTGCGCGGTACTCATGCTGACCGGTTTCACCTGGGGGTTTGGGGCCGACAAATGCCCCAAGGCCCTGGAACTTACCGGGCAGTTGGGGGCGCTTCGCGATGAAGCCCAGGTGCGTCAGGCCGAGGCTGAGATCCTTTCCATCTGCCCCGACGGCGCCGCCGGTCATTACGTCACTGCCCTGCAGTTAGAGCGGGTCGGCAATCTGGATGGCGCGATTGCGGAGTATCGCAAGGCGCTGCAACTGGAACGGTCTTTCCCCTTGGCCAGCGGCAATCTGGGGCTCCTGTACGCCCAGAAAGGGATGAACGACGAGGCCTCGGTGGAGCTGGCCCGCGGCTTGGCGACGATTTCCAACCCCAAATACCATAAGGCCATGGCCCTGATCCTGGCGGAGCGCAAGGTTTACCCGCTGGCCATCTATCACTTCAATGAAGCGGGCCGCGAGCTGACCACGGACGCCAGTGTGTTCACCGGCCTGGCGGAGATTTACGTCGCCATCGGTCAACCGGCTAAGGCGCTGGAGGAGTATCGCCGGGCGCTCCAGGCCGATCCGAATTCCGAAAGGGCCCATATGGGCATTGCCGCCATCCATCTGGAGCGCAACGATCTGAACAAGGCGCTGGACGAACTCAAAAAGGGTTCGCTGTCCAGCCCGCAGAATCGCGAGATCCATCTGATGATGGCCGATATTTATACGAAAAAGGGCGATAGCAAACAGGCCGAGTATGAAAGACTCCTGGGGGGTAAGGGTAAGCCGGCCCCGGCCACTTCACCCGCCCCGGCCATCGTCCCGCGCCCGCTCGCTTCCCCGGCACCAGTTGTTGCCAAGCCGGTTGTCGCCCCCCGCCCCAAGGCAGAGCTGGAAAAGGCGATCGAAAGGTTGAAGGCGACCATCAAGGATCAACCCGATGCCGTGGCGTCGTACGAAGAACTCGGCAACCTGTACCGTGCCGCGGGTATGGACAACGAAGCCATTGCGGCCTATAAGGAAGCGGCCTACCGCAACAGCACCAGCAGTGACGTGTACCTCAATCTCGGTATTCTCTATGAAAAACAGGATATGCTGGACGAGGCGGTGGTCGCCTACAAACAGGCCGTGCAGGTCAAACCGCAGAACGCCGACGCCAGGCTGCGCCTGGCGGATATCTACCTGAACCGCGGGAGCAACGCCCCGGCGGTGGAGCAGTACGGCGAGTTTCTCAAGCTCAAGCCGAACAGTCCCGATATCCAGCTCAAATTGGCCCGTCTCTTTGCCCGCAACAAGGAAACGAATCTGGCCATCGAAGGGTATCTGGCGGTGCTGAAGCAGTCGCCCGACAACGTGGACGCAAACCGGGAAATCGCCGCCCTCTACAAGACCAAAAGCTTGAACGACAAGGCCATCGAGCATTACAAAAGGGTGCTGACGCAACAGAAAGACGACGTGGAAACGCGCAACGCCCTGGTGTCGCTCTACGTCAAGGACAAACGCTACGATGAAATCACCGACCTGCTCAAGGGCACGGCGGAACTCTTCCCCGATGACCCCAACAACCATTACAAGCTGGGCTTGATCTACGATTTCAAGAAAGACTACGACAACGCCATTGCCTGCTATAAACGGGCCCTGGCGCTGAAACCGGACCACGCCCGCTCTCTTAACGCGCTGGGACGCCTCTATCTGAAGACCGGCCGGCTCGCAGAGGCAAAAGTGGCACTCGAAGCGGCCAAAAAGGCCGATCCCTCCCTCGAAGAAGCCTCGGTGCTGTTGAACAATATCCGTGACGAGTTCAGCCCGGAACCGCGAAAAATCAGCAGCAAAATCGGCAGCAAGAGCAAGAAAATCAAGGCCAAAAAGACAAAGAAGACGAAAGCGTCCAAGAGCGGCAAGTCCACAAAAACGGAAAAGAGCAAAGCCAGGAAAAAACATTAGCACTCATGTTGCGTTCATCGGTTCGGCGGATTACGGGCAGTCCCGTTCCGCCGTTCCCGCCGCCGTACCCCTCACGCTCACGGCTGGACACAGATATGACTGAACTGAGCAGCGCGCTAGCCTACTTCCCCCGCACCATCCAGATATCCGCCCAATATTGGCGCGACCTCGACCTGGGAGCGCTTTCGCACCTCATCGCCATCCGCGGCATCCCCGCCGTCGTATTTTACCGCCAACTCGCCTTCAAGCTGAATCGCGGCAAAGCTCCCGCTGCGCCGCCGGTTTCCGCCGGCCATCTTGTCCTGTACGCCATGCTGCTCAAGGCCTACCGCCATATCATCGACGTCTATGGGGAGCGCGCAACACCGGGGGTGATGGTGGATGCCCTGCAACGCGGGGGGTATGATCCCGCCGGGGCTGGAACGGTGGCAACCCTGGAGCGTTTCGTGGCGCTCTTCCCGCCGGATGAGGTCCTGCAAGGCGCGCAGCAGAGCGACGAGTGGCTTGGTGCCGCCGGTGAAAGGGGGCGCCGCCTGGTCCTGCGGGAACTGCTGCTGCTCAGGCTGGCCGCCCAAAACCCGGCCCTCGACAGCTTTCGCCCTCTCCTCGACGACCGGGCCCTGGCGGATGCGACCGCATACCCGGCCATGGCCGCCGGCATGCAGACCGCCCTGAAACAGGGGCCCCTTCTGGCGGAGTTGCGCTGTACCCTGGGCGAGGCTTTGTGGGCGCCCATCGGTTCCGCTCCTACCTCGCTCGCCGGCCAACTGGACTTCATCCGCACCCAATGGGCCAAGCTGCTGCCGCCGGAACTGCTGGAAGAGGTGACGGTCGCCTTCGATATACTGCTGGAAGAGGAACGGGAGTGGGGCGGAACCGGAGAGCCGGGGCCACCGCCGGTTCTGGAGTTCGGCCGGGGCGGGCACGGGCAGGCCGGGGGGAGTTCGGTCTTCGGGGGCTATGATTACCCCGAGTACGAGCGATTCTCGCCGGATGCGGACTGGATGTCCAATGTGGTGCTGATGGCCAAGATGGTCTATGTCTGGCTCGACCAGCTCTCGAAACAGTACGGTTGGCCCATCACCCGCCTCGACCAGGTGCCGGACGGGGAGTTGGAC is a window from the Oryzomonas sagensis genome containing:
- a CDS encoding HDOD domain-containing protein, with amino-acid sequence MNQELETLIMNASDLPTIPVVATKVMQMIGSETTTSEELAKIVAADPAVAARVLKISNSSFYGCQRQIQTLSHAIMILGFSTLKSLVVAASVKQVYKPYGLTEKMLWEHSFGAGLAARIIAGVTRLVNEEEAFLGGLFHDIGKIIMNTMDSQQFQAVMQKCYNDRISFLEAERQVYPYSHADVGALVIKKWNFPTILMQAVQKHHTFDFADDEDPYQMRLTSVVGLANLFCHRVGVGVREPEELPLHETPPAILLNIEEKEMTFLLETFVTAFNRDKGFFS
- a CDS encoding tetratricopeptide repeat protein, which gives rise to MPMIRSYLALPCAVLMLTGFTWGFGADKCPKALELTGQLGALRDEAQVRQAEAEILSICPDGAAGHYVTALQLERVGNLDGAIAEYRKALQLERSFPLASGNLGLLYAQKGMNDEASVELARGLATISNPKYHKAMALILAERKVYPLAIYHFNEAGRELTTDASVFTGLAEIYVAIGQPAKALEEYRRALQADPNSERAHMGIAAIHLERNDLNKALDELKKGSLSSPQNREIHLMMADIYTKKGDSKQAEYERLLGGKGKPAPATSPAPAIVPRPLASPAPVVAKPVVAPRPKAELEKAIERLKATIKDQPDAVASYEELGNLYRAAGMDNEAIAAYKEAAYRNSTSSDVYLNLGILYEKQDMLDEAVVAYKQAVQVKPQNADARLRLADIYLNRGSNAPAVEQYGEFLKLKPNSPDIQLKLARLFARNKETNLAIEGYLAVLKQSPDNVDANREIAALYKTKSLNDKAIEHYKRVLTQQKDDVETRNALVSLYVKDKRYDEITDLLKGTAELFPDDPNNHYKLGLIYDFKKDYDNAIACYKRALALKPDHARSLNALGRLYLKTGRLAEAKVALEAAKKADPSLEEASVLLNNIRDEFSPEPRKISSKIGSKSKKIKAKKTKKTKASKSGKSTKTEKSKARKKH
- the def gene encoding peptide deformylase, translating into MIRTILTYPNPELKKKSAPVAVINDSIQQLVKDMAETMYDAPGVGLAAPQIGVHQRIVVIDVSAKDEPPALIVAINPVIVHAEGEAYEEEGCLSVPGYSANVRRHASVVVKGLDPAGNEKTWRAEDLLAIAFQHEIDHLDGILFVDHLSPLKRDLFQRKFRKAAEEKRGDK